A region from the Corylus avellana chromosome ca7, CavTom2PMs-1.0 genome encodes:
- the LOC132187639 gene encoding scarecrow-like protein 32, translated as MHQMTPFSNPTMNKSQIHRTRPWPGFPTSKALGSFGDANCMEQLLVHCANAIESNDATLAQQILWVLNNIAPPDGDSNQRLACGFLRALIARAAKSGSCKLQLAAMANANTNLTIDTHRFSVIELASFVDLTPWHRFGFSAANAAILEAVEGYSVIHIVDLSLTHCMQIPTLIDAIASRHEVPPLLKLTVAAAVDDIPPMLDLSYEELGSKLVNFARSKNVMMEFRVSPSSYKDGFATLIEQLRMQHLVYAGESGEALVVNCHMMLHYIPEESFESCYAFESSSLRTMFLKSLRSLDPTIVVLVDEDADLTSNNMVCRLRSAFNYLWIPYDTMDTFLPHGSKQRQWYEADICWKIENVIAHEGLQRVERLEPRSRWVQRMRNANFRGLPFAEDAVSEVKTMLDEHAAGWGLKKEEEDLVLTWKGHNVVFATAWLPAA; from the coding sequence ATGCACCAAATGACTCCATTTTCCAATCCCACCATGAACAAAAGCCAAATTCACAGGACTCGGCCATGGCCCGGCTTTCCCACATCAAAAGCCTTAGGAAGCTTCGGTGATGCCAATTGCATGGAGCAACTACTCGTCCACTGCGCCAACGCAATCGAAAGCAACGACGCCACTCTAGCCCAACAAATCCTATGGGTCTTGAACAATATTGCACCCCCCGACGGCGACTCCAATCAACGCCTTGCTTGCGGCTTCCTCCGCGCCCTTATTGCACGCGCCGCCAAAAGCGGTAGCTGTAAACTTCAGCTCGCCGCCATGGCGAACGCCAACACCAATCTCACCATAGACACCCACAGATTCTCAGTCATCGAGCTCGCTAGCTTTGTCGACTTAACCCCTTGGCACCGCTTCGGCTTCTCCGCAGCCAACGCCGCAATTTTAGAAGCCGTTGAAGGGTATTCCGTCATTCACATCGTCGATTTAAGCTTGACACATTGCATGCAGATTCCTACCCTGATTGATGCCATTGCTAGCCGCCACGAGGTCCCTCCTCTCCTCAAGCTCACCGTAGCTGCTGCCGTAGACGATATCCCCCCAATGCTTGATCTTTCTTACGAGGAATTGGGCTCGAAGCTCGTCAATTTCGCCAGGTCTAAGAACGTTATGATGGAGTTTCGAGTGAGCCCTTCAAGTTATAAAGATGGGTTCGCCACCTTAATCGAACAACTTCGTATGCAACATTTAGTGTACGCCGGCGAAAGCGGCGAGGCGCTGGTTGTTAACTGCCACATGATGCTTCATTACATCCCGGAAGAATCGTTCGAAAGTTGTTATGCCTTCGAAAGCTCCTCTCTCCGAACGATGTTTCTAAAATCGCTTCGGAGCTTGGACCCCACCATCGTGGTTCTAGTAGACGAAGATGCAGATTTGACATCGAATAATATGGTGTGTAGGTTAAGGTCGGCGTTTAACTATCTGTGGATTCCGTACGACACGATGGACACGTTTCTTCCGCATGGGAGTAAGCAGAGGCAATGGTACGAGGCGGATATTTGCTGGAAGATTGAGAATGTGATTGCTCATGAGGGGCTTCAGAGGGTTGAGCGGCTTGAGCCACGGAGCCGGTGGGTGCAACGAATGAGGAACGCCAACTTTCGCGGCTTGCCTTTTGCGGAGGATGCGGTGTCGGAGGTGAAGACCATGCTGGATGAGCATGCGGCTGGGTGGGGGttgaagaaggaagaagaagatcttGTGCTTACATGGAAAGGACACAATGTTGTGTTTGCCACCGCTTGGCTGCCAGCTGCTTGA
- the LOC132188462 gene encoding uncharacterized protein LOC132188462 encodes MVVGRHFSRIDTLEVKSQIERKLGRRKAEEYFDLLTRFLSLKISKSDFDKLCIEKIGRANVRLHNYLLRSVIRNALLSETHPLKEHKVEGSLSVKVANGYQRSGIQSLCRDIPQSPRKGRTPNIRDRKFRDRPSPLGPHGKNHSIACEDLIPKMQEQQSATELVSLGGRPPGSVEDGEEVDQAAGSPGIYSRSPVRAPLGIPLNTKGTRKFLCNGLASSFFTETCQNSGELPDTSALRKRLEQKLETEGLKVSVDCTNLLNNALDVYLKRLIKPCLKLAGSGSVHEHVDQRHSHAIPGLRRMGPVRYVPKPSEPTFASMSDFRVAMELNPQILGEDWPIELEKVCLRASEG; translated from the coding sequence ATGGTGGTGGGTCGGCATTTTTCTCGAATAGACACTTTAGAGGTAAAGTCTCAGATTGAGAGGAAGCTGGGGCGCCGGAAGGCGGAGGAGTATTTTGATCTCCTCACAAGATTTTTAAGTCTTAAGATTAGCAAATCCGATTTCGATAAACTCTGCATTGAGAAAATTGGGAGAGCAAATGTCCGGCTTCATAATTATCTCCTTAGATCAGTCATAAGAAATGCACTCCTCTCAGAGACTCATCCGTTGAAGGAACACAAAGTAGAAGGTTCTCTCAGTGTTAAAGTGGCAAATGGGTATCAAAGAAGTGGTATTCAGTCGTTGTGCCGAGATATTCCACAATCACCTCGAAAGGGGAGGACCCCAAATATTCGTGATCGCAAGTTTAGGGACCGCCCGAGTCCTCTTGGGCCTCATGGAAAGAACCATAGTATTGCTTGTGAAGATTTGATCCCCAAAATGCAAGAACAGCAGAGTGCAACAGAGCTGGTTTCTTTGGGTGGCAGACCCCCTGGCTCTGTGGAAGATGGGGAAGAGGTTGATCAGGCTGCTGGAAGCCCAGGCATTTATAGTCGGAGCCCTGTTAGAGCTCCTCTTGGCATCCCATTGAATACAAAAGgaacaagaaaatttttatGTAATGGATTGGCGTCTTCATTTTTCACTGAGACCTGCCAGAACAGTGGTGAGCTACCTGATACCAGTGCTTTACGGAAGAGATTGGAGCAGAAGTTGGAGACAGAGGGACTAAAAGTCTCAGTAGATTGTACGAACTTGTTGAACAATGCCCTTGATGTGTATCTCAAGAGATTGATAAAGCCCTGTTTGAAACTTGCTGGTTCAGGGTCTGTACACGAACATGTAGACCAAAGGCATAGTCATGCCATACCTGGTTTGAGGAGAATGGGGCCTGTGAGGTATGTACCAAAACCAAGTGAGCCTACTTTTGCATCCATGTCAGACTTTCGGGTTGCAATGGAGTTGAATCCCCAGATACTTGGAGAAGATTGGCCGATAGAACTTGAGAAAGTTTGCTTGCGTGCATCAGAAGGCTGA